The proteins below come from a single Serpentinimonas raichei genomic window:
- a CDS encoding CvpA family protein — MAAVDIFLLLLLLASLLIGAWRGLVYEVLSLAAWVAAFILAQWWADEAAAWLPLAELDPPLPFAIGFALVFIATVFVGGLLAWLIKKGVEQVGLRPIDRTLGAAFGLLRGLVILLAFTLLLHLTPLHQHPEWQQSVGAAGLYDGLAALEGLMPAWLAAHFP; from the coding sequence ATGGCCGCAGTCGATATTTTTTTGCTGCTGCTGCTGCTGGCTTCGTTGCTGATCGGGGCTTGGCGCGGGCTGGTGTACGAGGTGTTGTCGCTCGCGGCTTGGGTGGCGGCCTTCATTCTGGCGCAGTGGTGGGCCGACGAGGCCGCCGCTTGGTTGCCGCTGGCCGAGCTCGACCCGCCCTTGCCCTTTGCGATCGGATTTGCGCTGGTGTTTATCGCCACCGTGTTTGTCGGCGGGTTGTTGGCGTGGCTGATCAAGAAAGGCGTCGAGCAGGTGGGCTTGCGCCCGATCGACCGCACGCTGGGGGCCGCCTTTGGCCTGCTGCGCGGCCTGGTGATTTTGCTGGCCTTCACCCTTTTGCTGCACCTGACCCCGCTGCACCAGCACCCCGAATGGCAGCAGTCGGTTGGGGCCGCTGGGCTCTACGACGGCTTGGCTGCGCTCGAAGGCCTGATGCCAGCTTGGTTGGCAGCCCATTTCCCTTGA
- a CDS encoding SPOR domain-containing protein encodes MFKLRSGGSGANAPAPPTTIETLRRRSRQRLIGATILVLAGVIGLPLLFDTQPRPVPVDIAIEIPDRQLGAPLPVQPPAPAPVVAPAEPPTPAAPAAPAAPAAAAPSPATPAAAPAPAAPVRPAAPAAPSAPPVPAAPATPAAPAPTDASRAQAILEGRSPAAAQRLVVQVGAFEDPARVREVRQRLERAGLVTYTQVAQTSDGPRTRVRLGPFDSRAEAERAAERVRQLGLPASILVL; translated from the coding sequence ATGTTCAAACTGCGTTCAGGCGGCAGCGGTGCCAACGCCCCGGCCCCGCCGACCACCATCGAAACCTTGCGTCGGCGTTCGCGCCAGCGCCTGATCGGGGCCACCATTTTGGTGCTGGCGGGGGTGATCGGCTTGCCCCTGCTGTTCGATACCCAGCCGCGCCCGGTGCCGGTGGACATCGCCATCGAAATCCCGGATCGGCAGCTGGGGGCGCCTTTGCCCGTGCAGCCGCCTGCTCCTGCCCCCGTGGTTGCACCGGCTGAGCCCCCTACGCCTGCAGCGCCTGCAGCGCCTGCAGCCCCCGCTGCGGCGGCGCCCAGTCCTGCCACGCCAGCGGCGGCGCCTGCACCAGCGGCCCCTGTCCGTCCAGCCGCTCCGGCTGCCCCCTCCGCCCCTCCCGTGCCAGCGGCACCGGCTACCCCTGCCGCGCCAGCGCCCACCGATGCCTCCCGTGCCCAAGCCATCCTGGAGGGGCGCAGCCCAGCGGCGGCGCAGCGGCTGGTGGTGCAAGTCGGTGCCTTCGAAGACCCGGCCCGCGTGCGCGAGGTGCGCCAGCGGCTGGAGCGGGCTGGCCTAGTCACCTACACCCAGGTGGCCCAAACTTCCGACGGCCCGCGCACCCGCGTGCGGCTGGGGCCCTTCGATAGCCGCGCCGAGGCCGAACGCGCTGCCGAGCGGGTGCGCCAGCTTGGCTTGCCCGCTTCCATCCTCGTGCTATGA
- the folC gene encoding bifunctional tetrahydrofolate synthase/dihydrofolate synthase, which yields MIDPHHSPAGPLPQTLEGWLAHSERLHPKGIEMGLERVRTVMQRMNGGRGIVPPCPLITVAGTNGKGSTCAMLESIYRHAGYRTGLYTSPHLVRFEERAQVRGEPVAAAALAAAFAEVERARLGRGGQPEVSLTYFEFSTLAIVQTLVAAQPEVLVLEIGMGGRLDAVNLWDADCAIITSIDLDHMEFLGPNREAIGIEKAGVMRSGRPVVVSDPLPPQSVLARAQEIGAEPCRIGVDFQFSGDRQQWNWSGRSKRYSGLAYPALRGANQLQNAAGALAAIEALHLRLPVTAQAVRNGLALVQWPGRFQIVPGQPTLVLDVAHNPHSVAALVQNLDAQGYFPRTHAVFGAMADKDLAPMLERAGALVDGWYFTDLPGARAAKAVDLLAQWQALPQRPGGSASTHADALAALAAAHAAADPADRIVVFGSFLTVGAVLEHGVPRLAAPHLPT from the coding sequence ATGATCGACCCCCACCACAGCCCCGCCGGCCCGCTGCCCCAAACCCTCGAAGGCTGGCTGGCCCACAGCGAGCGCCTGCACCCCAAGGGCATTGAAATGGGCTTGGAGCGCGTGCGCACCGTGATGCAGCGCATGAACGGTGGGCGCGGCATCGTGCCGCCGTGCCCGCTCATCACGGTGGCGGGCACCAACGGCAAGGGCTCGACCTGCGCCATGCTGGAATCGATCTACCGCCATGCCGGCTACCGCACCGGGCTCTACACCTCGCCGCACCTGGTGCGCTTCGAGGAGCGCGCCCAGGTGCGCGGCGAGCCGGTGGCGGCGGCGGCGCTGGCGGCGGCGTTTGCCGAAGTCGAGCGCGCGCGCTTGGGGCGCGGCGGGCAGCCCGAGGTATCACTCACCTACTTCGAGTTCAGCACGCTGGCCATCGTGCAGACGCTGGTGGCGGCGCAGCCCGAGGTGCTGGTGCTCGAAATTGGCATGGGCGGGCGGCTGGATGCGGTCAATCTGTGGGATGCCGACTGCGCCATCATCACCAGCATCGACCTCGACCACATGGAGTTTCTGGGCCCCAACCGCGAAGCCATCGGGATCGAAAAAGCCGGCGTGATGCGCAGCGGCCGCCCGGTGGTGGTCAGCGACCCGCTGCCGCCGCAGAGCGTGCTGGCGCGCGCGCAGGAGATTGGGGCCGAGCCGTGCCGGATCGGGGTCGATTTTCAGTTCAGCGGCGACCGCCAGCAGTGGAACTGGAGCGGGCGCAGCAAGCGCTACAGCGGGCTGGCCTATCCGGCGCTGCGCGGCGCCAACCAGTTGCAAAACGCGGCCGGGGCGCTGGCAGCGATCGAGGCCCTGCATTTGCGCCTGCCGGTCACGGCGCAGGCGGTGCGCAACGGGCTGGCGCTGGTGCAGTGGCCGGGGCGCTTCCAGATCGTGCCGGGGCAGCCCACGCTGGTGCTGGATGTGGCGCACAACCCGCATTCGGTGGCGGCGCTGGTGCAAAACCTCGACGCCCAAGGCTACTTCCCGCGCACCCACGCGGTGTTTGGGGCCATGGCCGACAAAGACCTCGCCCCCATGCTGGAGCGCGCCGGCGCGCTGGTGGACGGCTGGTATTTCACCGACTTGCCCGGCGCGCGCGCCGCCAAGGCGGTCGATTTGCTGGCGCAGTGGCAAGCGCTGCCGCAGCGCCCGGGCGGCAGCGCCAGCACCCATGCGGATGCGTTGGCGGCCTTGGCGGCGGCGCACGCGGCCGCCGACCCGGCTGATAGAATCGTGGTCTTCGGGTCTTTCCTCACGGTGGGGGCAGTGCTGGAGCACGGTGTGCCGCGTTTGGCGGCCCCACACCTGCCGACTTGA
- a CDS encoding pyrimidine/purine nucleoside phosphorylase translates to MSTTQLDGVTVQTQANVYFDGKCISHSLTLPDGSKKSIGVILPATLTFNTGAAEVMECVGGACEYLLAGSSTWLPSQAGERFAVPAQSSFQIRVSGQPYHYICHFA, encoded by the coding sequence ATGAGCACCACCCAACTCGACGGCGTGACCGTCCAAACCCAGGCCAACGTCTATTTCGACGGCAAGTGCATCAGCCACAGCCTCACGCTGCCCGATGGCAGCAAAAAATCGATCGGCGTGATCCTGCCCGCCACCCTCACTTTCAACACCGGCGCGGCCGAAGTCATGGAATGCGTGGGCGGCGCCTGCGAGTACCTGCTGGCGGGCAGCAGCACCTGGCTGCCGTCCCAAGCCGGGGAGCGCTTCGCGGTGCCGGCGCAATCGAGCTTCCAGATTCGCGTCAGCGGCCAGCCCTACCACTACATCTGCCACTTTGCCTGA
- the argG gene encoding argininosuccinate synthase, with translation MPTILQSLPVGQKVGIAFSGGLDTSAALLWMQLKGALPYAYTAHLGQPDESDYEAIPRKALAYGAQAARLIDCRAQLVAEGLAALQAGAFHISTAGNTYFNTTPLGRAVTGTLLVAAMKADEVHIWGDGSTFKGNDIERFYRYGLLTNPALKIYKPWLDQRFIDELGGRTEMSEFLIAHGFDYKMSVEKAYSTDSNLLGATHEAKDLEQLSSGIRIVNPIMGVPFWREDCAVKAEEVSVTFEEGVPVALNGQRFDSLVALFEQANAIGGRHGLGMSDQIENRIIEAKSRGIYEAPGMALLFIAYERLLSGIHNEDTIEQYRDNGRKLGRLLYQGRWFDPQAIMLREAAQRWVARPISGSVTLELRRGNDYSILDTESHNLSYAPERLSMEKVEDAPFSPADRIGQLTLRNLDISDTRAKLGIYADSGLLALGQGADFLRLGR, from the coding sequence ATGCCCACCATCCTGCAATCCCTGCCCGTCGGCCAGAAGGTCGGCATCGCCTTTTCGGGCGGACTCGACACCTCCGCCGCGCTGCTCTGGATGCAGCTCAAAGGCGCCCTGCCCTACGCCTACACCGCCCACCTCGGCCAGCCCGACGAAAGCGACTACGAGGCCATTCCGCGCAAGGCGCTGGCCTACGGGGCCCAGGCAGCGCGCCTGATCGACTGCCGCGCCCAGCTCGTGGCCGAAGGGCTGGCGGCGCTGCAAGCCGGGGCCTTTCACATCAGCACCGCCGGCAACACCTACTTCAACACCACGCCGCTCGGGCGCGCCGTCACCGGCACCCTGCTGGTGGCCGCCATGAAGGCCGACGAGGTGCACATCTGGGGCGACGGCAGCACCTTCAAGGGCAACGACATCGAGCGCTTCTACCGCTACGGCCTGCTCACCAACCCGGCGCTCAAAATCTACAAACCCTGGCTGGACCAGCGCTTCATCGACGAGCTCGGTGGCCGCACCGAAATGAGCGAGTTCCTGATCGCGCACGGCTTCGACTACAAAATGAGCGTAGAAAAAGCCTACAGCACCGACAGCAACCTGCTCGGTGCCACGCACGAGGCCAAAGACTTGGAGCAGCTCAGCTCAGGCATACGGATCGTGAACCCGATCATGGGCGTGCCGTTTTGGCGCGAAGACTGCGCCGTCAAGGCCGAAGAAGTCAGCGTGACTTTCGAAGAAGGGGTGCCGGTGGCCCTCAACGGCCAGCGCTTCGACTCGCTGGTGGCGCTGTTCGAGCAGGCCAACGCCATTGGCGGGCGCCACGGGCTGGGCATGAGCGACCAGATCGAAAACCGCATCATCGAAGCCAAGAGCCGCGGCATTTACGAAGCCCCCGGCATGGCGCTGCTGTTCATCGCCTACGAGCGCTTGCTCAGCGGCATCCACAACGAAGACACGATCGAGCAGTACCGCGACAACGGGCGCAAGCTCGGCCGCCTGCTCTACCAAGGGCGCTGGTTTGACCCGCAGGCGATCATGCTGCGCGAGGCGGCGCAGCGCTGGGTGGCGCGCCCGATCAGCGGCAGCGTCACGCTGGAGCTGCGCCGCGGCAACGACTACTCCATCCTCGACACCGAAAGCCACAACCTGAGCTACGCGCCCGAGCGCCTGAGCATGGAAAAAGTGGAAGACGCCCCGTTCAGCCCGGCCGACCGCATCGGCCAGTTGACGCTGCGCAACCTCGACATCTCCGACACCCGCGCCAAGCTCGGCATCTACGCCGACAGCGGCTTGCTGGCGCTGGGCCAGGGGGCGGATTTTTTGCGCTTGGGGCGCTGA